A single window of Arvicola amphibius chromosome 15, mArvAmp1.2, whole genome shotgun sequence DNA harbors:
- the LOC119802022 gene encoding DNA-directed RNA polymerases I, II, and III subunit RPABC3: MAGILFEDIFDVKDIDPEGKKFDRVSRLHCESESFKMDLILDVNIQIYPVDLGDKFRLVIASTLYEDGTLDDGEYNPTDDRPSRADQFEYVMYGKVYRIEGDETSTEAATRLSAYVSYGGLLMRLQGDANNLHGFEVDSRVYLLMKKLAF; this comes from the coding sequence ATGGCGGGCATCCTGTTCGAGGATATTTTTGATGTGAAAGACATTGACCCAGAAGGCAAGAAGTTTGACCGAGTGTCTCGGCTGCACTGTGAGAGTGAGTCTTTCAAGATGGACCTCATCTTAGATGTAAACATTCAGATTTACCCCGTGGACTTGGGTGACAAGTTTCGGTTGGTCATAGCTAGTACTTTGTATGAAGATGGTACCTTGGATGATGGCGAATACAACCCCACAGATGACAGGCCTTCCAGAGCCGACCAGTTTGAGTATGTAATGTATGGGAAAGTGTACAGGATTGAGGGGGACGAGACCTCAACCGAAGCAGCGACACGTCTCTCTGCATATGTGTCCTATGGGGGCCTGCTCATGAGACTTCAGGGTGATGCCAACAACCTACATGGATTTGAGGTGGATTCCAGAGTGTATCTGCTGATGAAGAAGCTGGCGTTCTGA